The Pseudomonadota bacterium genome has a window encoding:
- the dnaG gene encoding DNA primase gives MTSFSHRDDTVQLLKETAPIAEVIGEHVKLTRSGTNLKGLCPFHAEKTSSFMVNPGNNSFHCFGCNEGGDVFTFMMKYHRISFPEALKELARKYNIPLPERTLSPEQQAKSKQREALLSLNDWAAGKYHQLLLSSPQAAPARKYLSERGLSENTVKAFRLGYAPDEWGFLADSLPGEYTPTLAVEAGLIVARDRSGFYDRFRSRILFPITGLTGRTIGFGGRILGDGQPKYLNSPETAVFDKSRTLFGLFENRDFIRKSGTALIVEGNFDLVSLVEHGIENVVAPLGTALTRYQVRTLKGYAAEAILLFDGDQAGLKAALRAVPIFLSEKITARVVVLPDNHDPDTFIATQGKEAFEKLLTTAQSLADFVFESLAEQHGVGLEGKAKIIEELQPIIATLGDKDLEKTIFISHFSEKLGVPIEKMSGKMTEIPPKPQAAPSKKRVETKIPIKHRQLLEFLLVCPEYLDRFFDAGVEEVISFGIGCDILELLKQNREQSLSGPEYLLNATDPQIKNFVSKLLIESPSYSKEIEASMAEEMIAWLKKSSRKTRREKIIQKINEAHHSSDKDLYLELMAQLDKT, from the coding sequence ATGACCTCATTTTCCCATCGTGACGACACCGTCCAGCTTCTTAAGGAAACCGCTCCTATCGCCGAGGTAATCGGCGAACATGTCAAACTTACGAGAAGCGGTACAAACCTCAAGGGCCTCTGTCCTTTCCATGCCGAGAAGACTTCATCGTTTATGGTAAATCCGGGGAATAACTCCTTTCATTGTTTCGGCTGTAACGAGGGTGGAGACGTGTTCACCTTTATGATGAAATATCACAGGATATCATTTCCCGAGGCCTTAAAAGAACTTGCGCGAAAATACAATATCCCGCTTCCGGAGCGGACCCTGTCACCGGAACAACAGGCCAAGTCAAAACAACGTGAAGCCCTCCTGTCGCTCAATGACTGGGCAGCCGGAAAATACCATCAACTCCTGCTTTCCTCCCCGCAAGCCGCGCCGGCCCGCAAGTATCTTTCTGAAAGAGGTCTTTCCGAAAACACCGTAAAAGCCTTCCGGCTCGGCTATGCCCCTGACGAATGGGGGTTTCTTGCTGATTCATTGCCCGGGGAATACACTCCCACCCTTGCCGTTGAAGCCGGCCTGATTGTTGCCAGGGATCGCAGCGGCTTTTACGACCGTTTCCGGAGCCGGATTCTTTTTCCCATAACCGGCCTCACCGGCAGGACCATCGGCTTCGGGGGCAGGATTCTGGGGGACGGTCAACCCAAATATCTTAACTCGCCGGAAACCGCGGTATTCGATAAAAGCCGGACATTGTTCGGGTTGTTTGAAAACCGCGACTTTATCAGAAAATCCGGCACCGCCCTTATTGTTGAAGGCAATTTTGACCTGGTGTCGCTGGTGGAACACGGCATAGAAAATGTTGTGGCGCCGCTGGGCACCGCTCTCACCCGATACCAGGTCCGCACCCTTAAAGGGTATGCCGCCGAAGCGATTCTGCTTTTTGATGGAGATCAGGCAGGCTTGAAGGCCGCATTACGCGCCGTACCAATCTTTCTTTCGGAAAAAATCACCGCACGGGTGGTGGTGCTTCCAGATAACCATGATCCTGACACATTTATTGCAACACAAGGCAAAGAAGCCTTTGAAAAACTCCTCACCACTGCCCAATCCCTGGCGGATTTCGTATTTGAGAGCCTTGCCGAACAGCACGGAGTGGGACTTGAGGGGAAAGCAAAAATTATTGAGGAATTACAACCAATCATCGCGACCTTAGGCGACAAGGACCTGGAAAAAACGATTTTCATCTCCCACTTCAGCGAGAAACTGGGCGTACCCATTGAAAAAATGTCCGGCAAAATGACGGAAATACCGCCCAAACCCCAAGCCGCTCCGAGTAAAAAAAGGGTTGAAACGAAAATTCCGATCAAACACCGGCAGCTGTTGGAATTTCTTCTGGTTTGCCCTGAATATTTAGACCGTTTTTTTGACGCCGGAGTTGAAGAAGTTATTTCCTTTGGGATCGGCTGCGACATTCTTGAGCTCCTTAAACAAAACCGCGAGCAATCTCTTTCCGGTCCGGAATATCTTCTCAACGCAACCGATCCGCAGATAAAAAATTTCGTCTCAAAACTGTTGATCGAATCCCCCTCCTATTCAAAAGAAATAGAGGCTTCAATGGCCGAGGAAATGATTGCCTGGCTTAAAAAAAGCAGCCGCAAGACCCGCCGGGAAAAGATAATACAGAAAATTAACGAGGCTCATCATTCAAGCGATAAAGATCTGTATCTTGAACTCATGGCCCAATTGGACAAGACATAG
- a CDS encoding sodium:calcium antiporter translates to MEPSYAHLGLSFLALVGGLIMLVVGGEVLVSGAGRLALRWGMSTMLVGLTVVAFGTSIPELFVSLKASFNGHIDIMIGNVVGSNIANVGLVLACSAILAPLAVHIKVLKTELYLLLSI, encoded by the coding sequence ATGGAACCAAGTTATGCCCATCTCGGATTATCTTTTTTAGCTCTTGTCGGCGGCCTGATCATGTTAGTGGTCGGTGGCGAGGTGCTTGTGTCCGGTGCCGGCAGACTTGCTTTGCGCTGGGGCATGAGTACCATGCTTGTAGGGTTGACGGTTGTGGCTTTCGGCACTTCAATTCCTGAACTTTTTGTGAGCTTAAAGGCCTCTTTTAACGGACACATTGATATCATGATCGGCAATGTCGTGGGAAGCAATATTGCCAATGTCGGTCTTGTTCTCGCCTGCTCGGCAATCCTCGCGCCCCTTGCGGTGCATATTAAGGTGCTGAAAACCGAGCTGTACCTTCTGCTGTCAATAAG